One window from the genome of Rariglobus hedericola encodes:
- a CDS encoding iron-sulfur cluster assembly protein translates to MSNDTTLTRDITATVIPAGDTHTLTAGTSAHIMQTLGGSVTVRTDGGLFRITRENADALAGFDVSKLGGAEPAAVASGEFSEAAVWSAMKTCFDPEIPVNIVDLGLVYDLSVEKTPTGGHALEVKMTLTAPGCGMGPVIAEDARQKIAALPTVESAKVHIVWDPIWTPQMISDAGRKALGLE, encoded by the coding sequence ATGTCCAACGACACCACACTCACTCGCGACATCACCGCCACGGTCATTCCGGCGGGCGATACGCATACGCTCACGGCCGGCACGTCCGCCCATATCATGCAGACGCTGGGCGGCAGCGTGACGGTGCGCACGGACGGCGGACTGTTTCGCATCACGCGGGAGAATGCGGATGCGTTGGCGGGCTTCGATGTATCCAAGCTCGGCGGCGCCGAACCGGCGGCGGTCGCGTCGGGCGAGTTCAGCGAGGCGGCGGTGTGGAGCGCGATGAAGACGTGTTTCGATCCGGAGATTCCGGTGAACATCGTCGATCTCGGGTTGGTTTATGATTTGAGCGTCGAGAAGACGCCGACCGGCGGCCATGCGCTTGAAGTGAAGATGACGCTGACCGCGCCCGGCTGCGGCATGGGGCCGGTGATCGCGGAAGATGCGCGCCAGAAAATCGCGGCGCTGCCCACGGTCGAATCGGCCAAGGTGCACATCGTGTGGGATCCGATTTGGACACCGCAGATGATCTCCGACGCGGGCCGCAAGGCGCTTGGGTTGGAGTGA
- the sppA gene encoding signal peptide peptidase SppA — translation MKNFFASFLGTLAALALAVTLVVVVFFGLIMAAASFKPAEVHTVAQGSYLVFDLGANITDAPPEFDGAGPAALFGGGDAHTLQLRAVTRALREAGTDKRITGLVLLGSLEPSGYGTGFAALSEVRRAIADFKKSGKPVVAYLDFATTRDLYLAAAATDLALDPYGSLVVPGLASEPTFFAGAFERFGVGVQVTKVGEFKSYAEPFVRKDLSPENRLQMEKLLGDLWSDLRADMAQDRKITPDALQAVVDTEGVIRPESAVKAGLVDRLAYRDEVLAQLKTATGVTDVEEPFKQVRLADYVKALPAQKAHSSNEIAVIYAEGAIVDGEGKADEVGGEKFARELRALRQDDDVRAIVLRVNSPGGSATASEHIQRELRLAAEVKPVVVSMGSYAASGGYWISAYASRIYAEPTTITGSIGVVGIHFDIKKLANDLGVTFDGVKTGKYADIFTISRPKTADELAIFQGMVEWIYGEFIRKVAEGRKLDPVEVRKIAGGRVWSGREAIKLGLVDELGGLDAAILHAAEEANLGTDYKLVEFPQTQTFAEMLTMWFENVRPAEATQRGVVAQVIERVQEQAKTLQEFNDPRGVYARLPLEISVR, via the coding sequence ATGAAGAATTTCTTTGCGTCGTTCCTCGGCACATTGGCGGCTCTGGCGCTGGCCGTGACTCTGGTGGTCGTGGTGTTTTTTGGCCTGATCATGGCAGCGGCTTCTTTCAAGCCGGCCGAGGTTCACACCGTCGCCCAAGGCTCCTATCTGGTGTTTGACTTGGGGGCGAACATCACCGACGCGCCGCCCGAGTTCGACGGAGCCGGACCGGCCGCGCTCTTTGGCGGCGGCGATGCGCACACGCTGCAGTTGCGCGCGGTGACGCGGGCGCTGCGCGAGGCGGGCACGGATAAACGCATCACGGGCCTGGTGCTCCTCGGCAGCTTGGAGCCGTCGGGCTACGGCACGGGCTTCGCGGCGTTGAGCGAAGTGCGCCGGGCGATCGCGGATTTCAAGAAATCGGGCAAACCGGTGGTGGCGTATCTGGATTTTGCGACGACGCGCGACCTGTATCTCGCGGCGGCGGCGACCGATCTCGCGTTGGATCCCTACGGCTCGCTGGTGGTGCCGGGACTGGCGAGTGAACCGACGTTTTTCGCCGGTGCCTTTGAGCGTTTCGGCGTGGGTGTGCAGGTCACGAAAGTCGGTGAGTTCAAATCCTACGCCGAGCCGTTTGTGCGCAAGGACCTGAGCCCCGAAAACCGCCTGCAGATGGAAAAGCTGCTCGGCGACCTGTGGAGCGATCTGCGCGCCGACATGGCGCAGGATCGCAAAATCACGCCGGACGCGCTGCAAGCCGTGGTGGATACGGAAGGCGTCATCCGTCCGGAATCGGCGGTCAAGGCGGGGCTGGTTGATCGTCTGGCGTATCGCGATGAAGTGTTGGCGCAGCTCAAGACCGCGACGGGAGTCACCGATGTGGAAGAGCCGTTCAAACAAGTGCGGCTGGCGGATTATGTGAAGGCGTTGCCCGCCCAAAAGGCGCACTCGTCGAATGAAATCGCGGTGATTTATGCGGAAGGCGCGATCGTGGATGGTGAAGGCAAGGCGGATGAAGTGGGTGGCGAGAAATTTGCGCGTGAGTTGCGGGCGCTGCGCCAGGATGATGACGTGCGGGCGATCGTGCTGCGCGTGAACAGCCCGGGCGGTTCGGCGACGGCGTCGGAGCACATCCAGCGCGAACTGCGACTGGCCGCCGAGGTGAAGCCGGTGGTGGTTTCCATGGGCAGCTACGCGGCGTCGGGCGGGTATTGGATTTCGGCCTACGCGAGCCGCATCTACGCCGAGCCGACGACGATCACGGGCTCCATTGGCGTGGTGGGAATCCACTTCGACATCAAGAAACTGGCGAACGATCTCGGCGTGACCTTCGACGGCGTGAAGACCGGCAAGTATGCGGACATCTTCACGATCTCGCGTCCGAAGACGGCGGATGAACTGGCGATTTTTCAAGGCATGGTGGAGTGGATCTACGGCGAGTTCATTCGCAAGGTGGCCGAGGGACGGAAGCTGGACCCGGTCGAAGTGCGCAAGATCGCCGGCGGTCGCGTGTGGTCGGGGCGCGAGGCGATCAAGCTGGGACTTGTTGATGAACTCGGCGGACTGGATGCGGCCATCCTCCACGCGGCGGAAGAGGCGAACCTGGGGACGGATTACAAGCTGGTGGAGTTCCCCCAGACGCAGACGTTTGCCGAGATGCTGACGATGTGGTTCGAGAACGTGCGTCCGGCCGAGGCGACGCAACGCGGCGTGGTCGCGCAAGTGATCGAACGCGTGCAAGAGCAGGCGAAGACGCTGCAAGAGTTCAACGATCCGCGCGGCGTTTACGCTCGCCTGCCACTGGAGATCAGCGTGCGGTGA